The Pseudomonadota bacterium genome contains a region encoding:
- a CDS encoding GTP-binding protein, whose translation MGAYNQLIPVFVLTGFLGSGKTTLLNRMLRHPSLKDAAVLINEFGEVGLDHLLVERIDDNTVLLEGGCLCCTIRDDLKETILSLDDRRSRGEIPLYERMVIETTGLADPSPILFTLMADQTLRHHYRLATVITTVDAVNGWGHLDRQEEAVKQATVADRIVITKTDIAAPEQITRLRQRLHRLNPSAEFLTADHGEIDIEHLLQADLYDPATKGKEVLRWVEIEAAKDATGRALDHRHEHGHDPNRHDANIHSFSLVYDEPIDWTAFGIWLTMLLHTHGENVLRVKGMLNVKGVETPVVINGVQHVVHPPMHLDAWPDADRRSRIIFIVRDIEKRRIEESLETFNAIGSGNQN comes from the coding sequence ATGGGCGCCTACAACCAACTTATCCCGGTCTTTGTGCTGACCGGGTTCCTCGGCAGCGGCAAGACGACCCTGTTGAACCGCATGTTGCGCCATCCTTCACTCAAAGACGCCGCAGTCTTGATCAATGAATTCGGCGAAGTTGGCCTCGATCACCTCCTGGTCGAGCGGATCGATGACAATACGGTTCTGCTCGAGGGCGGCTGCCTGTGCTGCACCATTCGCGACGACCTCAAGGAAACGATTCTAAGCCTCGATGATCGGCGCTCCCGCGGTGAGATTCCGCTATATGAGCGAATGGTTATTGAGACCACCGGGCTGGCCGATCCGTCGCCAATCCTGTTCACCTTGATGGCGGATCAGACCTTGCGCCATCACTACAGGCTGGCCACAGTCATCACCACTGTGGACGCCGTCAATGGATGGGGACATCTCGATCGTCAAGAGGAGGCAGTCAAGCAGGCAACTGTCGCAGACCGCATTGTTATCACCAAGACCGATATCGCTGCGCCCGAGCAGATCACGCGTCTCCGGCAACGGCTGCACCGGCTCAATCCGTCAGCCGAATTCCTGACCGCCGATCATGGCGAAATCGATATTGAACATCTGCTTCAAGCCGATCTCTACGACCCCGCTACCAAGGGTAAAGAAGTGCTGCGCTGGGTTGAGATTGAAGCCGCAAAAGACGCGACCGGCCGCGCTCTCGATCATCGTCATGAACATGGTCATGACCCAAATCGTCACGACGCGAATATTCATTCGTTCTCTTTAGTTTATGACGAGCCGATCGATTGGACGGCGTTTGGTATTTGGCTGACCATGTTGCTGCACACCCACGGCGAAAACGTGCTGCGTGTGAAAGGCATGCTAAATGTTAAGGGGGTGGAGACGCCGGTTGTCATCAATGGCGTGCAACATGTTGTGCATCCGCCGATGCATCTCGATGCCTGGCCCGATGCGGACCGCCGCTCGCGCATCATCTTCATCGTGCGCGATATCGAGAAACGACGCATCGAGGAATCGCTCGAAACATTCAACGCAATCGGAAGCGGCAATCAGAACTAG
- a CDS encoding polysaccharide deacetylase, protein MAETKKDIQVCFNPHFDAVSLWIGSFGGADSPCDISRGVFAAKRGVPRILEMMERYGIRTTWDITGHSIESFPKESELIVKYGHELGVHGYTHENPLAMSRQQEADVLDKCIELVTDLCGKRPVGYVAPWWELSSNTIDLLLERDFLYDRSMMEDDYFPHYLRKGDSWTKIDYAKEAKEWMKPWKAGELVDLIELPASWYLDDAPPMMFVKTFPNSHGWVNPRDVEDIWRDQFDWVYRHHDYAAFTCVIHPDCAGKPQVLLMLERLFDHMLSHSGVRFVTMGEMAEDFKKRNPFPGK, encoded by the coding sequence ATGGCTGAGACGAAAAAAGATATTCAAGTGTGTTTCAATCCCCATTTCGATGCCGTTTCGCTTTGGATCGGGTCATTCGGCGGGGCTGACTCGCCGTGCGACATTTCGCGCGGCGTCTTTGCCGCCAAGCGCGGGGTGCCGCGCATTCTTGAAATGATGGAACGCTACGGAATTCGAACCACCTGGGACATCACCGGCCATTCGATCGAGAGTTTTCCGAAAGAATCCGAGTTAATCGTCAAATATGGCCACGAACTTGGCGTCCACGGTTACACCCATGAAAATCCGCTGGCGATGTCGCGTCAGCAGGAAGCCGATGTCCTCGACAAATGCATAGAGCTGGTCACCGATCTCTGCGGCAAGCGCCCGGTGGGCTATGTCGCGCCGTGGTGGGAATTAAGCTCGAACACAATCGATCTGCTGCTCGAGCGCGATTTTCTGTACGACCGCAGCATGATGGAAGACGATTATTTTCCGCATTATCTGCGCAAAGGCGACTCTTGGACCAAGATCGACTATGCGAAGGAAGCAAAAGAATGGATGAAGCCCTGGAAGGCCGGCGAGTTGGTCGATTTGATCGAACTGCCGGCTAGTTGGTACCTCGACGACGCGCCGCCGATGATGTTCGTCAAGACCTTTCCGAATAGCCATGGCTGGGTCAATCCGCGTGATGTCGAAGATATTTGGCGGGATCAATTCGATTGGGTATACCGCCATCATGATTACGCGGCGTTCACCTGCGTCATCCATCCCGATTGCGCCGGCAAACCGCAAGTTCTCCTCATGCTCGAGCGCCTGTTCGATCATATGCTGTCGCACAGCGGTGTGCGGTTTGTGACGATGGGCGAGATGGCGGAAGACTTTAAAAAGCGCAACCCGTTCCCGGGAAAATAA